A genomic window from Salvia miltiorrhiza cultivar Shanhuang (shh) chromosome 5, IMPLAD_Smil_shh, whole genome shotgun sequence includes:
- the LOC131025813 gene encoding uncharacterized protein LOC131025813 has product MWKISSEWKLIPMCKGFYILKFDTMEDKNIVKARKLWDLSKGSLRMREWVKGFNPYKEVSSLSQVWVRIYNLPVEFWHPEVITAIGNVVGTSIKIDGASAYADVGHYVRLLVEVDFSLPLQESMQVQGDDMAYHVEFYYEKLPLYCTHCRITGHSVDKCKKKQPRVENSDQVKVISEKEQVMTKGDNQTDPGAGFAKDKKFSLWKPKESDYTAASNAFASLADNEKFAMNGDIPGLDFANSPPAHKSGSISPRSGGCSGRQNHVDSAYFNSQNSSRQSVSLGSRPLSPRARVAQNSLGRKNENSNRPSQVREDSGVVVEAGLGLMLENPREISPKSDSAVAALQEVPVDSIVANINLRRSSTGTRTGMGAHVRDLPSGKGNQFDVLAGLDLEGGEGLQKETLVIEKEVAEQQSGVGAESLE; this is encoded by the coding sequence ATGTGGAAGATTTCCTCGGAGTGGAAGTTGATCCCAATGTGTAAGGGCTTTTATATCTTGAAGTTTGATACAATGGAGGACAAAAACATTGTTAAGGCTCGAAAGTTATGGGATTTGTCGAAGGGATCCCTTCGTATGAGGGAGTGGGTGAAAGGGTTTAATCCCTATAAGGAAGTTTCTTCGTTGAGCCAAGTTTGGGTAAGAATATATAATCTTCCTGTGGAGTTCTGGCATCCTGAAGTTATCACAGCTATTGGCAACGTCGTTGGCACTTCTATTAAAATTGATGGGGCGTCTGCTTATGCCGATGTTGGGCATTATGTTCGGCTGCTTGTCGAAGTTGATTTCTCTCTTCCGCTGCAAGAGTCGATGCAAGTTCAAGGAGATGATATGGCTTATCACGTTGAATTCTATTATGAGAAGTTACCTCTTTACTGTACACATTGCAGGATCACTGGGCATAGTGTTGATAAATGCAAAAAGAAACAACCTCGCGTGGAGAACTCGGATCAGGTTAAGGTGATTTCGGAAAAGGAACAGGTGATGACAAAGGGAGATAACCAAACTGATCCAGGGGCCGGTTTTGCAAAGGACAAAAAGTTTTCCCTTTGGAAGCCTAAAGAGAGTGATTATACGGCTGCTAGTAATGCTTTTGCTTCTCTGGCTGATAATGAGAAGTTTGCGATGAATGGGGATATTCCAGGTCTGGATTTCGCGAATTCTCCGCCGGCGCATAAAAGCGGTTCTATTTCTCCGAGGTCGGGAGGATGCTCAGGAAGGCAGAATCATGTTGATTCGGCCTATTTTAATTCTCAGAATTCGTCGAGGCAGTCAGTTTCTCTTGGAAGCAGGCCCCTCTCACCGCGGGCGAGAGTTGCGCAAAATTCTTTGGGTAGAAAGAATGAGAACAGCAACAGACCTTCTCAAGTTCGAGAAGATTCTGGTGTTGTTGTTGAGGCTGGGCTGGGTTTGATGCTAGAAAATCCTCGGGAGATTTCTCCCAAGAGCGACTCTGCTGTTGCTGCTTTACAGGAAGTTCCGGTGGATTCGATTGTGGCCAACATTAATTTGCGGAGAAGCTCTACGGGGACGAGAACCGGCATGGGTGCTCATGTGCGTGATCTCCCCTCGGGCAAAGGAAATCAGTTTGATGTGTTGGCCGGTCTTGATTTAGAGGGTGGTGAGGGTTTACAGAAGGAAACTTTGGTGATTGAGAAAGAAGTGGCAGAGCAACAGTCGGGAGTTGGGGCAGAAAGTTTAGAGTAG
- the LOC130986872 gene encoding probable LRR receptor-like serine/threonine-protein kinase At1g53440 — protein MENCVAKILLATAFATLLLISDAQLLPENEVEALQIISSKLHNTYWDYINGSSCYGGFNFNEGVKNVYSSLVCDCTFNSSTVCHVTHMQLRGLNLTGTLPEEFVNLTYLQELDLTLNYLSGSIPTIFGQLRLIKLSLLGNHISGKIPAEIGNITTLEDLVLDDNLLEGNLPENLGSLSNLKRLLLSANNFSGNIPATFGNLRNLRDFRIDGSRMSGKIPDFIGNWAQLTRLDMQGTSMEGPIPAAISRLKHLTDLRISDVEGTAMSFPNLRRMRGMQYLILRNCSITDTIPAYIGDMTQLDTLDLSFNMLNGEIPGKLEVLEKLRFMFLSHNLLTGEIPGWILNSRQNMDLSYNNFTVSSASSCRQFSTVNLVASDSNASNNSTLWCLQRDLPCASNPKYYSLFINCGGGRVSFEGNEYEDNAIDAGPSHFESTDRWGYSSTGIYMGNDRGRFVAQNDTPMSSVNATIYETARLSPSSLKYYGLCLRRGSYKVRLHFAEIMFSDDSKFSSNGRRIFDVAIQGHVVLTDFNIAEEAKGVRKGIFRDFDVLVDGSTLEIHLYWTGKGTTAIPDRGVYGPLISAIAVMPNFDVSTGELSVGTISGIVISSVVVVLLILYILRCGGYLGREEVEDKELRGLDLQTGYFTLRQIKAATNNFDNANKIGEGGFGPVYKGILSDGTAIAVKQLSSKSRQGNREFVNEIGMISALKHPNLVRLFGCCIEANQLLLIYEYLENNCLARALFGRQGQRLNLDWSTRKRICLGIARGLAYLHEESRLKIIHRDIKATNVLLDKDLNAKISDFGLAKLDEEGKTHISTRVAGTVGYMAPEYAMRGYLTDKADVYSFGIVALEIVSGKSNTSYRPKEEFVYLLDWAYVLQEQGSLVELVDPSLGLEYSEEEALRMLNLALLCANPSPTLRPSMSSVVSMLQGKIPVQAPLVKCGGMHEGVRLKAFREDSQNGVSDDSREQRGVSMDGPWIHTSSTNKDQTQDYLASLFVHTC, from the exons ATGGAAAATTGTGTCGCCAAAATCCTTCTTGCAACTGCGTTTGCAACCTTACTTCTGATATCCGACGCGCAACTTCTGCCCGAAAATGAAG TTGAAGCTCTTCAAATAATATCCTCAAAGCTACACAACACTTATTGGGACTATATTAATGGAAGCTCTTGCTATGGTGGATTTAACTTCAATGAAGGGGTTAAGAATGTATACAGCAGTTTAGTGTGCGACTGTACCTTTAATAGTAGCACCGTATGCCATGTAACTCACAT GCAGTTGAGGGGTCTCAACTTGACTGGAACTTTGCCTGAGGAGTTTGTGAATCTCACTTATCTGCAAGAGTT AGATCTCACTCTAAATTACCTCAGTGGATCAATTCCTACGATATTTGGCCAACTTCGACTTATCAAGTT GTCCCTTCTTGGAAACCACATTAGTGGTAAAATCCCAGCTGAAATTGGAAACATAACCACTCTAGAAGATCT GGTCTTGGACGATAATCTGCTAGAAGGAAATCTACCTGAGAACCTTGGAAGTTTGAGCAATTTGAAGAGGCT CCTGCTTTCTGCGAACAATTTCAGTGGAAACATACCAGCAACATTTGGCAATCTAAGGAACTTGAGAGATTT TAGGATAGATGGGAGCAGAATGTCAGGGAAAATACCTGATTTTATTGGAAACTGGGCCCAACTTACAAGACT AGATATGCAAGGGACATCAATGGAGGGTCCTATTCCTGCAGCAATATCCCGGTTGAAACACTTGACAGATCT GAGGATATCCGATGTCGAAGGAACAGCCATGAGTTTCCCAAATTTGCGAAGGATGAGAGGCATGCAGTATTT GATTTTGAGAAATTGCTCAATTACTGATACAATTCCTGCATACATAGGAGACATGACTCAACTAGACACTct TGACCTCAGTTTCAATATGCTGAATGGCGAAATCCCCGGCAAGCTTGAAGTGCTAGAAAAACTGAGATTCAT GTTTTTGTCTCACAACTTGCTGACTGGAGAGATACCTGGTTGGATCTTGAATAGCAGACAGAATAT GGATCTATCTTACAACAACTTCACAGTGTCCTCTGCAAGTAGCTGCCGGCAGTTTTCCACTGT AAATTTAGTTGCAAGTGATTCAAATGCATCTAACAATTC AACCTTATGGTGTTTGCAACGAGACCTTCCTTGTGCCAGTAACCCCAAGT ATTACTCACTTTTCATAAATTGTGGAGGAGGAAGGGTTAGCTTTGAAGGAAATGAATATGAAGATAATGCAATTGATGCAGGTCCATCACACTTTGAATCCACTGATAGATGGGGATATAGCAGCACAGGGATTTACATGGGAAATGACAGAGGCAGATTCGTCGCACAAAATGATACTCCAATGTCATCAGTGAATGCAACAATATATGAAACAGCTCGTCTTTCCCCGTCTTCACTTAAGTATTATGGACTTTGCTTGCGCAGAGGTAGCTATAAAGTGCGTCTCCATTTTGCTGAAATAATGTTTTCTGATGACTCCAAATTTAGCAGCAATGGAAGAAGGATATTTGATGTGGCGATACAA GGGCACGTGGTGTTGACAGACTTTAACATAGCGGAAGAAGCTAAGGGTGTTAGGAAAGGTATCTTTAGAGATTTTGACGTTCTTGTGGATGGTAGCACCTTGGAGATCCACTTGTACTGGACAGGAAAGGGGACGACGGCCATTCCTGACAGAGGTGTATATGGACCATTGATATCTGCAATTGCTGTGATGCCTA ATTTTGATGTTAGTACGGGGGAGCTGTCTGTCGGAACCATTAGTGGAATTGTCATCTCTTCAGTTGTGGTCGTGCTGTTGATTTTATATATTCTCCGGTGCGGAGGGTATCTTGGAAGAGAAGAAGTCGAAGATAAAG AACTTCGAGGGCTTGATCTGCAAACTGGATACTTTACTTTAAGACAGATTAAAGCTGCTACAAATAACTTTGATAATGCTAACAAGATTGGTGAGGGAGGATTTGGGCCTGTCTACAAG GGTATCCTGTCCGATGGAACAGCAATTGCAGTTAAGCAGCTCTCGTCTAAGTCAAGACAAGGAAATCGTGAATTTGTGAATGAAATCGGCATGATATCTGCCCTAAAACATCCCAACCTTGTCAGGCTCTTTGGCTGTTGCATAGAAGCAAACCAATTGCTACTGATCTATGAATATCTAGAGAACAACTGTCTTGCTCGAGCACTCTTTG GTCGTCAGGGACAAAGATTGAACCTCGACTGGTCAACAAGAAAAAGGATATGTTTAGGAATTGCAAGGGGGCTTGCATATCTCCACGAAGAATCGAGGCTGAAAATCATCCATAGAGACATAAAGGCAACTAATGTTCTTCTGGATAAGGATTTAAATGCTAAGATATCCGATTTTGGGTTGGCAAAGCTTGATGAAGAGGGGAAAACTCATATTAGCACACGCGTCGCTGGAACTGT AGGATATATGGCACCTGAGTATGCGATGAGGGGCTATCTGACGGACAAAGCAGACGTTTACAGCTTTGGAATCGTGGCGCTGGAAATTGTCAGTGGCAAAAGCAACACTAGTTACAGGCCAAAAGAGGAGTTTGTGTACCTTCTTGATTGG GCGTACGTGCTACAAGAGCAAGGAAGTCTTGTGGAGCTTGTGGATCCAAGTCTTGGGTTGGAGTACTCGGAAGAAGAGGCATTGCGGATGCTAAACTTGGCTCTGCTGTGCGCCAACCCCTCCCCGACTCTGAGACCTTCCATGAGCTCAGTGGTGAGCATGCTCCAAGGCAAAATCCCAGTTCAAGCGCCACTTGTGAAGTGCGGTGGAATGCACGAGGGTGTGAGATTGAAAGCGTTCAGGGAGGATAGCCAGAATGGTGTGTCTGATGATAGCAGGGAACAAAGAGGTGTGTCAATGGATGGACCATGGATTCATACCTCCTCCACCAACAAGGATCAAACTCAGGATTATTTGGCTTCTCTGTTTGTTCATACTTGTTGA